A genomic region of Rickettsiales bacterium contains the following coding sequences:
- a CDS encoding dipeptide ABC transporter ATP-binding protein, which produces MTVFSVDNLSVSLRGRELVSDVSFSINKAEIFALVGESGSGKTLTALSVMDLLPPELHKRVTNETPKQKHFRGKQISMVFQEPMTSLNPLHTIGRQISEAIEIHQPLLAKAAVRARVLELLSAVGLSSFSERLDAYPHQLSGGERQRVMIAMAIANDPALLVADEPTTALDVTVQAQILALLISLKKRLGMSVLLITHDLSIVKRVADRVAIMSQGKIVESGLTAEVFRNPSHAYTRKLLAAVPSAMRREFDGHAPVLMECKDLQVGFVERGGFFAWKKTYKQVLEHVTLQVMEGSTLGIVGESGSGKSTLALALLQLLGSKGEVCFGGDRIDTLSGSALRARRRDMQIVFQDPYSSLNPRMRVGDIIREGLDVHEADTSLQEREAKVETILAEVGLLPEMKHRYPHEFSGGQRQRISIARALVLQPKLIILDEPTSALDISVQAQILDLLIGLQNKYGMSYIFISHDLRTIRAISHRIMVLQKGAVVESGSTAEIFANPKERYTRVLLAAAF; this is translated from the coding sequence GGTCAGCGATGTCTCGTTCAGCATCAATAAGGCAGAGATATTCGCGCTGGTCGGGGAATCCGGTTCCGGCAAGACGCTGACAGCGCTTTCCGTGATGGATCTGCTGCCGCCGGAACTGCATAAGCGAGTAACAAACGAGACGCCGAAACAGAAACATTTTCGCGGCAAGCAGATCAGCATGGTGTTTCAGGAGCCGATGACTTCGCTTAATCCGCTGCATACTATCGGGCGGCAGATCAGCGAGGCGATCGAAATCCATCAGCCTCTTCTTGCGAAAGCTGCAGTGCGTGCCCGCGTACTGGAACTGCTTTCGGCGGTAGGGCTTTCGTCATTCAGCGAGCGGCTGGATGCTTATCCGCACCAGCTTTCCGGTGGAGAGCGTCAACGCGTCATGATTGCCATGGCGATTGCCAATGATCCGGCGCTGCTGGTGGCTGATGAACCGACCACGGCGCTTGATGTCACCGTCCAGGCGCAAATACTGGCATTGCTGATCTCATTGAAAAAACGTCTGGGGATGTCGGTGCTGCTGATTACGCATGATCTTTCGATTGTGAAGCGCGTGGCGGACCGGGTGGCTATCATGTCTCAAGGTAAGATTGTTGAAAGCGGGCTGACAGCGGAAGTGTTTCGCAACCCCAGCCATGCCTATACACGGAAGCTTCTGGCGGCGGTGCCTTCGGCCATGCGCAGGGAATTTGATGGTCACGCGCCGGTACTGATGGAATGCAAGGATCTGCAGGTCGGATTCGTTGAAAGAGGCGGTTTTTTTGCATGGAAGAAAACCTATAAACAGGTGCTGGAACATGTGACGCTGCAGGTCATGGAAGGCTCAACGCTTGGAATTGTGGGAGAGTCCGGTTCCGGCAAGAGCACCTTGGCGCTTGCCTTGCTGCAGCTACTTGGCAGTAAAGGAGAAGTCTGCTTTGGTGGAGATCGGATTGACACGCTTTCGGGCAGCGCTTTGCGCGCCAGACGACGCGATATGCAGATTGTATTTCAGGACCCTTATTCCAGTCTGAATCCACGCATGCGCGTGGGCGATATTATCCGCGAAGGGCTGGACGTGCATGAAGCGGATACAAGCCTGCAGGAGCGCGAGGCAAAGGTCGAGACAATTCTGGCGGAGGTTGGCCTCCTGCCGGAGATGAAGCATCGCTATCCGCATGAATTTTCGGGCGGGCAGAGGCAGCGCATCAGTATTGCGCGTGCGCTTGTATTGCAGCCGAAGCTTATCATTCTGGATGAGCCGACTTCGGCGCTGGATATTTCCGTTCAGGCGCAGATTCTGGATTTATTGATCGGGCTACAGAATAAATATGGCATGTCCTATATCTTTATCAGCCATGATCTGCGCACGATTCGCGCCATCAGCCATAGAATTATGGTGCTGCAGAAAGGCGCTGTGGTGGAAAGCGGGAGCACGGCGGAGATTTTTGCCAATCCGAAGGAACGTTATACGCGTGTTCTGCTGGCAGCTGCGTTTTAA